A part of Agromyces protaetiae genomic DNA contains:
- a CDS encoding S9 family peptidase, whose product MLTPPVTKKRPVTREHHGDVFVDDYEWLREKDDPEVVAHLHEENAYTKARTEHLTVLTEQVFEEIKARTKETDLSVPTREGDWWYFSRTVEGSEYGIHCRVPAAGPDDWEPPVTDVSDSPLPGEQVLLDENLEAEGHEFFSLGSFDVSGDGTTLLYGVDVDGDERYRLRLRALDGSGRVYDDVIEDTAAGATFDPTGRYVYYATVDEAWRPDTIWRHEVGTEASADVQVFTDPDERFWLGVGLTRSRKYVVIEAGSNITSETWLLDADDPMGEFTVVWPRKDGVEYDVEHVVAGGKDRLLITHNDGAVNFELVSVAASDPQGPRRMLLPHSEEMRIEGVDAFRDFVALEYRRDGLPRVAVAKVPPQGLPADATPDDTLHELVFDEALSAAGLSGNPSWEQPLLRIGYGSFVTPSTVIDVVVETGERIVRKQQPVLGDYDPTAYTQRRDWAEASDGALVPISLVYRTDLVEPGTPAPTLLYGYGSYEYSIDPGFSIARLSLLDRGIVFAVAHVRGGGELGRLWYEHGKKLEKKHTFSDFVAVARHLVDTDVTAPDRLVAQGGSAGGLLMGAVANLAPKLFSGILAEVPFVDALTSILDPDLPLTVIEWDEWGNPLDDPEVYAYMKSYSPYENVHDGHHGSSYPPILAVTSLNDTRVLYVEPAKWVAKLRECGADALLKIEMAAGHGGVSGRYASWRERAFAYAWVIDRAKAHPTGE is encoded by the coding sequence ATGCTCACCCCGCCCGTCACGAAGAAGCGCCCGGTCACCCGCGAACACCACGGCGACGTGTTCGTCGACGACTACGAGTGGCTGCGTGAGAAGGACGACCCCGAGGTCGTCGCGCATCTGCACGAGGAGAACGCCTACACGAAGGCCCGTACCGAGCACTTGACGGTCCTCACCGAGCAGGTCTTCGAAGAGATCAAGGCGCGCACGAAAGAGACCGACCTCTCGGTGCCGACGCGCGAGGGCGACTGGTGGTACTTCTCGCGCACGGTCGAGGGGTCGGAGTACGGCATCCACTGCCGGGTCCCCGCGGCGGGCCCCGACGACTGGGAGCCCCCGGTGACGGATGTCTCCGACTCGCCGCTTCCCGGCGAGCAGGTGCTCCTCGACGAGAACCTCGAAGCCGAGGGCCACGAGTTCTTCTCGCTCGGCAGCTTCGACGTGTCGGGCGACGGCACGACGCTCCTCTACGGCGTCGACGTCGACGGCGACGAGCGCTACAGACTGCGCCTGCGCGCGCTCGACGGCTCGGGCCGCGTCTACGACGACGTCATCGAAGACACCGCCGCGGGCGCGACCTTCGACCCCACCGGACGCTACGTCTACTACGCGACGGTCGACGAAGCCTGGCGCCCCGACACGATCTGGCGGCACGAGGTCGGCACCGAGGCATCCGCCGACGTCCAGGTCTTCACCGACCCCGACGAGCGGTTCTGGCTCGGCGTCGGCCTCACGCGCAGCCGCAAGTACGTCGTCATCGAAGCGGGCTCGAACATCACGAGCGAGACGTGGCTGCTCGACGCCGACGACCCGATGGGCGAGTTCACGGTCGTGTGGCCGCGCAAGGACGGCGTCGAATACGACGTCGAGCACGTCGTCGCGGGCGGCAAGGACCGCTTGCTCATCACCCACAACGACGGCGCCGTGAACTTCGAGCTCGTGTCGGTCGCCGCTTCAGACCCGCAGGGGCCGCGGCGGATGCTCCTCCCCCACTCCGAGGAGATGCGCATCGAGGGCGTCGACGCGTTCCGCGACTTCGTCGCGCTCGAGTACCGTCGCGACGGGCTGCCGCGCGTCGCCGTCGCCAAGGTGCCCCCGCAGGGTCTGCCGGCCGACGCGACGCCCGACGACACCCTGCACGAACTCGTCTTCGACGAGGCGCTCTCGGCCGCGGGGCTCTCGGGGAACCCTTCGTGGGAGCAACCCCTCCTCCGCATCGGGTACGGCAGCTTCGTGACGCCGTCGACCGTCATCGACGTCGTCGTCGAGACGGGCGAGCGCATCGTCCGCAAGCAGCAGCCCGTGCTCGGCGACTACGACCCGACGGCATACACCCAGCGCAGGGACTGGGCCGAGGCATCCGACGGCGCCCTCGTGCCGATCTCCCTCGTCTACCGCACCGACCTCGTCGAGCCGGGCACGCCCGCGCCGACCCTGCTCTACGGCTACGGGTCGTACGAGTACTCGATCGACCCGGGCTTCTCGATCGCGCGCCTCTCCCTCCTCGACCGCGGCATCGTCTTCGCCGTCGCGCACGTGCGCGGCGGCGGCGAGCTCGGCAGGCTCTGGTACGAGCACGGCAAGAAGCTCGAGAAGAAGCACACGTTCAGCGACTTCGTCGCGGTCGCGAGGCACCTGGTCGACACGGATGTCACTGCGCCCGACCGGCTCGTCGCGCAGGGCGGATCGGCCGGCGGCCTCTTGATGGGAGCGGTCGCGAATCTCGCGCCGAAGCTCTTCAGCGGCATCCTCGCCGAAGTGCCGTTCGTCGACGCGCTCACGTCGATCCTCGACCCCGACCTGCCGCTCACCGTCATCGAGTGGGACGAGTGGGGCAACCCCCTCGACGACCCCGAGGTGTACGCCTACATGAAGTCGTACTCACCGTACGAGAACGTGCACGACGGACACCACGGCAGCTCGTACCCGCCGATCCTCGCCGTGACCTCGCTCAACGACACGCGCGTGCTCTACGTCGAGCCCGCGAAGTGGGTCGCGAAGCTCCGCGAGTGCGGCGCCGACGCCCTGCTCAAGATCGAGATGGCGGCCGGACACGGCGGCGTGTCGGGCCGCTACGCGTCGTGGCGCGAGCGCGCGTTCGCGTACGCGTGGGTCATCGACCGGGCCAAGGCGCACCCGACGGGCGAGTAG
- a CDS encoding TetR/AcrR family transcriptional regulator, with translation MGVGTLYRNFADRDALVMGLYERAADALDQVCDTAEAAPTGWDAIVAFIDGVTGVYRDRPWLRPIDPTVRRLRPLPPRWEADVLHAIDRAWAEGSLRRDIQATDAIFVPLMLQALFALPESVREVVIRRQRDLFLDALRADGVPRRPPGGDIPTVEEVRRSLSGWRDGEPAAGRPRGA, from the coding sequence GTGGGCGTCGGCACCCTCTACCGGAACTTCGCCGATCGCGACGCGCTCGTGATGGGCTTGTACGAGCGGGCCGCGGACGCCCTCGATCAGGTCTGCGACACGGCCGAGGCGGCGCCCACCGGGTGGGACGCGATCGTCGCCTTCATCGACGGCGTGACCGGCGTCTACCGCGATCGGCCGTGGCTGCGCCCGATCGACCCGACCGTGCGGCGACTCCGCCCGCTCCCGCCGCGGTGGGAGGCCGACGTGCTGCACGCCATCGACCGGGCATGGGCCGAGGGGTCGCTCCGCCGTGACATCCAGGCGACCGACGCGATCTTCGTGCCGCTCATGCTGCAGGCGCTCTTCGCGCTGCCCGAGTCGGTGCGCGAGGTCGTCATCCGTCGGCAGCGGGATCTCTTCCTCGACGCGCTGCGCGCCGACGGCGTACCGCGCCGGCCGCCCGGCGGAGACATCCCCACGGTCGAGGAGGTGCGCCGGAGCCTGTCGGGCTGGCGCGACGGCGAGCCCGCCGCGGGCCGACCCCGCGGCGCTTGA
- a CDS encoding MarR family winged helix-turn-helix transcriptional regulator: protein MSTETSASPETSAAPVDLLALENQVCFALAVAARGVIGLYRPILEPLGLTHPQYLVMLALWERDPRTVRDLGDALQLEPATLSPLLKRLEAQGHLTRTRSARDERALDVTLTDTGRRLREQALGIPPQVVDKLGMSLAQLGSLRDRLSEVIAAVQHAG, encoded by the coding sequence ATGAGCACCGAGACATCCGCGTCGCCCGAGACATCCGCAGCGCCCGTCGACCTGCTCGCGCTCGAGAACCAGGTGTGCTTCGCCCTCGCCGTCGCCGCCCGCGGCGTCATCGGCCTCTACCGGCCGATCCTCGAACCGCTCGGCCTCACCCACCCGCAGTACCTCGTCATGCTCGCCCTCTGGGAGCGCGATCCGCGCACCGTGCGCGACCTCGGCGACGCGCTCCAACTCGAACCCGCGACCCTCTCGCCGCTCCTGAAGCGCCTCGAGGCGCAGGGCCACCTCACCCGCACGCGCAGCGCGCGCGATGAGCGCGCCCTCGACGTCACCCTCACCGACACCGGCAGGCGCCTGCGCGAGCAGGCCCTCGGCATCCCGCCCCAGGTCGTCGACAAGCTCGGGATGTCACTCGCCCAACTCGGGTCGCTCCGCGACCGGCTCTCCGAGGTGATCGCCGCCGTGCAGCACGCGGGCTGA
- a CDS encoding NAD(P)-dependent oxidoreductase: protein MAVIAWIGLGHMGGPMAGHLVEAGHEVRGFDLDGTAVAAAAASGVRAASSIADAVAGADAVFTSLPRNEHVREVYGGAGGVWESAPEHALLLDTSTVDVATSRWCHDESSARGFAFVDAPISGGIAGAKAGSLTFMLGGEASAVDRARPLVEPMAGHVFDLGDPTLGIAAKLANNLMLFVSLVGVAEGAQLAASLGLDPQRFYEVASVSSGESWPLRTWYPAPGVVDSSPADRNYDATFAVALAEKDLAFAVAAAEASGLLTPAARIALDQFRTLIAEGLGGKDASLVAKFPSPEGHVAGYDPDA from the coding sequence ATGGCGGTCATCGCGTGGATCGGGCTCGGACACATGGGCGGTCCCATGGCAGGACACCTCGTCGAAGCCGGGCACGAGGTGCGCGGGTTCGACCTCGACGGGACGGCGGTCGCGGCGGCAGCCGCGAGCGGAGTGCGGGCGGCGTCGAGCATCGCCGACGCGGTCGCGGGAGCCGACGCCGTGTTCACGTCGCTGCCGCGCAACGAGCACGTGCGCGAGGTCTACGGAGGCGCGGGCGGTGTGTGGGAGTCCGCACCCGAGCACGCGCTCCTGCTCGACACGTCGACGGTCGACGTCGCGACCTCGAGGTGGTGCCACGACGAGTCATCCGCCCGGGGGTTCGCGTTCGTCGACGCGCCCATCTCGGGCGGCATCGCGGGCGCGAAGGCGGGGTCGCTGACGTTCATGCTCGGCGGCGAGGCATCCGCCGTCGATCGTGCGCGTCCGCTCGTCGAACCGATGGCGGGGCACGTCTTCGACCTCGGTGACCCGACGCTGGGCATCGCCGCGAAGCTCGCGAACAATCTCATGCTCTTCGTCTCGCTCGTCGGCGTCGCCGAGGGGGCCCAGCTCGCGGCGTCGCTCGGGCTCGACCCGCAGCGGTTCTACGAGGTCGCGTCGGTGTCATCGGGGGAGTCGTGGCCCCTCCGCACTTGGTATCCGGCGCCCGGCGTCGTCGACTCGAGCCCTGCCGACCGCAACTACGACGCGACGTTCGCGGTCGCCCTCGCCGAGAAGGATCTCGCCTTCGCCGTGGCGGCGGCCGAGGCATCCGGTCTCCTCACGCCTGCGGCGCGCATCGCGCTCGACCAGTTCCGCACGCTCATCGCCGAGGGCCTCGGCGGCAAGGACGCGAGCCTCGTCGCGAAGTTCCCGTCGCCCGAGGGGCACGTCGCGGGGTACGACCCCGACGCCTGA